One Sediminicola sp. YIK13 DNA segment encodes these proteins:
- the hppD gene encoding 4-hydroxyphenylpyruvate dioxygenase: MAQLDNTSFQLPIENPAAEDFLPLLGTDYVELYVGNAKQAAHYYMAAWGFQPLAYAGLETGLKDRVSYVLQQDKIRLVLTSPLKSGGDINRHIDAHGDGVKSIALWVDDATKSYQETTKRGAESYMEPKTMEDDKGKVVVSGIHTYGETVHLFVERGDYKGVFMPGFRAWDPFYKPCDVGLKYIDHMVGNVGWNEMNKWCQFYEKVMGFAQLVSFDDKDISTEYTALMSKVMSNGNGRIKFPINEPAEGKKKSQIEEYIEFYNGAGVQHMAMATDNIIETVTALKNRGVEFLTVPASYYEEVLDRVGEIDEDLEPLSELGILIDRDEEGYLLQIFTKPILDRPTMFIEIIQRKGAKSFGKGNFKALFEAIEREQESRGTL; the protein is encoded by the coding sequence ATGGCACAATTAGATAACACATCATTTCAATTACCAATAGAAAATCCGGCTGCGGAAGATTTTTTACCGCTTTTGGGCACAGATTATGTGGAACTTTATGTAGGTAACGCAAAGCAAGCAGCACACTATTATATGGCTGCATGGGGTTTTCAGCCTTTGGCTTATGCCGGACTGGAAACAGGACTTAAGGACAGGGTCTCTTATGTCCTACAGCAAGATAAGATAAGATTGGTTTTAACCTCTCCCTTAAAATCTGGAGGAGATATTAACCGGCACATAGATGCCCATGGTGATGGTGTAAAATCTATCGCCCTTTGGGTAGATGATGCCACTAAAAGTTACCAAGAAACCACAAAGAGGGGGGCTGAGAGTTATATGGAGCCCAAAACCATGGAAGATGACAAAGGAAAGGTGGTTGTTTCCGGGATACATACCTATGGGGAGACTGTTCACCTATTCGTGGAAAGAGGAGATTACAAAGGCGTTTTCATGCCAGGATTTAGAGCATGGGATCCATTTTACAAGCCATGCGACGTAGGACTGAAATATATTGACCACATGGTAGGAAACGTGGGTTGGAACGAGATGAACAAATGGTGTCAGTTCTATGAAAAGGTAATGGGATTTGCGCAATTGGTGTCTTTTGATGACAAGGATATCTCCACGGAGTATACTGCCCTTATGAGTAAGGTGATGAGCAATGGCAACGGAAGGATAAAATTTCCTATCAACGAACCTGCCGAAGGAAAGAAAAAATCACAGATTGAGGAATATATAGAGTTCTATAATGGCGCCGGTGTTCAACATATGGCCATGGCTACCGATAATATCATTGAGACGGTTACCGCATTGAAAAATAGAGGGGTCGAGTTTTTGACCGTTCCCGCATCTTATTATGAAGAGGTATTGGATCGTGTGGGTGAAATAGATGAAGATTTGGAACCTTTATCAGAGCTGGGTATCTTAATAGATAGGGATGAAGAAGGGTATTTGCTTCAAATATTTACCAAGCCCATTTTGGATCGCCCTACGATGTTTATTGAAATCATTCAACGAAAGGGAGCAAAATCCTTTGGAAAAGGAAATTTCAAAGCTTTGTTTGAAGCCATAGAAAGAGAACAAGAATCAAGAGGGACCCTTTAG
- a CDS encoding DUF3108 domain-containing protein: MRNICFALIALMTFSLSAQEDYSAFRAGEWLRFRIHYGIFNASYATLQVKSDTMKGIPVYHVVGNGKTTGLASIFFKVDDTYESYFGMEDGKPYKFVRKIDEGGYTKDIEINFDHGSQSAELNDKKNNKKFNFDVKEDIQDLISAFYFLRNNYKAEDLEVGKSIDLNMLYDDDGVFKFKLKYLGNEVLKTKYGKVECLKFRPYVQSGRVFKEQESLALWVSNDLNKIPIRIKADLAVGSIKADLDGYNGLKNQFKIIME, encoded by the coding sequence ATGAGAAACATTTGTTTTGCACTTATAGCGCTTATGACCTTTTCTTTGAGCGCCCAAGAAGATTATTCAGCTTTCAGGGCTGGCGAATGGTTGAGGTTTCGCATTCATTATGGCATCTTCAACGCCAGTTATGCCACCTTACAGGTTAAGTCGGATACCATGAAAGGGATTCCGGTTTATCATGTGGTAGGAAACGGAAAGACCACCGGTTTGGCAAGCATCTTTTTTAAGGTAGACGATACCTATGAAAGCTATTTTGGAATGGAAGATGGAAAACCATACAAGTTTGTTAGGAAGATTGATGAAGGTGGGTATACCAAGGATATTGAAATCAATTTTGATCACGGGAGCCAATCAGCAGAGTTAAACGATAAAAAAAACAATAAAAAGTTTAATTTTGACGTCAAAGAGGACATTCAAGATTTAATATCTGCCTTTTACTTTTTAAGGAACAACTACAAGGCAGAAGATTTAGAAGTGGGAAAATCCATAGATCTGAATATGTTGTATGATGATGACGGGGTTTTTAAGTTTAAACTAAAATACCTCGGCAATGAAGTTTTGAAAACCAAGTACGGCAAAGTGGAATGCTTAAAATTTAGACCTTATGTACAATCTGGTAGAGTTTTTAAAGAGCAGGAAAGTTTGGCGCTTTGGGTGTCAAATGATCTAAATAAAATTCCGATCAGGATCAAAGCTGATCTGGCCGTGGGATCTATCAAGGCCGATTTGGATGGCTATAACGGTCTTAAGAACCAGTTCAAAATTATAATGGAATAA
- a CDS encoding tryptophan 2,3-dioxygenase family protein, with protein sequence MEKKEKIESQILKLEEKYKDSGQDLSSYLDGLLYQRYLTYWDYIHLDTLLSLQVPRTHFPDEEIFIMYHQITELYFKLILHEQKQIVDDKSQELNFFLEKVNRINSYYKALISSFGIMIKGMEREQFLQYRMALLPASGFQSAQYRMIELYATPLENLVHHSERDDFSAEDGIDELYEHIYWKKGATDVVTGEKTLTLKQFEYRYTPRFIRITNSVKGHTIYEKYQNLNEETKSNKTLIDALKALDINANVNWPLMHLGSAYRYLDRENGTVAATGGTNWKEYLPPSFQKVIFFPEIYSKEELNNWGKQWVEHTFNPHKK encoded by the coding sequence ATGGAGAAGAAGGAGAAAATAGAATCCCAGATATTAAAACTTGAAGAAAAGTACAAGGATTCCGGCCAGGATTTGAGCTCTTACTTAGATGGCTTGCTCTACCAGCGCTACCTTACCTACTGGGATTACATCCATCTGGATACGCTTCTAAGTCTACAAGTCCCCCGAACCCATTTTCCTGATGAAGAAATTTTCATCATGTACCACCAGATTACAGAATTGTATTTCAAACTCATTCTCCACGAACAAAAGCAGATAGTGGATGATAAATCACAAGAATTAAATTTCTTTCTGGAGAAGGTCAATAGGATCAACAGTTATTACAAGGCCCTAATTTCTTCCTTCGGGATCATGATTAAAGGAATGGAACGGGAGCAGTTTCTTCAGTATCGCATGGCCTTATTGCCGGCAAGCGGTTTTCAATCTGCCCAGTATAGGATGATTGAGCTTTATGCCACTCCCCTGGAGAATTTGGTACATCATTCGGAAAGGGATGATTTCTCTGCGGAAGATGGAATTGATGAGCTTTATGAGCATATATATTGGAAAAAAGGAGCCACTGATGTGGTGACCGGTGAAAAAACATTGACCCTAAAGCAATTTGAATATAGATATACCCCTAGGTTTATTAGAATAACCAACAGTGTCAAGGGACATACTATTTATGAAAAATATCAAAATTTAAACGAGGAAACCAAGAGCAATAAGACGTTGATAGATGCATTAAAGGCATTGGATATCAATGCCAATGTAAATTGGCCATTGATGCATTTGGGCTCCGCGTACAGGTATTTGGATCGTGAAAATGGAACGGTAGCAGCTACTGGTGGGACTAATTGGAAGGAATACCTGCCGCCTAGCTTTCAGAAAGTAATATTTTTTCCTGAAATTTATTCTAAGGAAGAGTTAAATAATTGGGGGAAACAGTGGGTGGAACATACCTTTAACCCGCATAAAAAGTAA
- a CDS encoding peptidoglycan DD-metalloendopeptidase family protein, with amino-acid sequence MKLYLGLILSFLMLASCRDSGTSDKDMAEVPTISKPIVIKQFGFNLDEFTVLQDTVRNGDSFGELMLRNKVEYPKIYKISEEFRDTFDVRKIVVGKPYLILKSKDTLEKAQVFIYQNDLINYTVIDLRDSVTAYNKRNKIKYVQREASGVITSSLSEAILEQGIDYNITNNLSQIYAWTIDFFRLQKGDKFKVIYKEKYINDTIYAGAEAIEAAYFEHNGKTIYSFGYETDTVNNVKDYFDEQAKNLRRAFLKAPVEFSRISSRYNLNRRIAYYGYKVRPHKGTDYAAPIGTPILATANGTVEESTRRGGNGKYVKIKHNGTYSTQYLHMKNQNVRKGQYVKQGDVIGWIGMTGNTGGPHVCYRFWKNGRQVDPLREELPTAEPLSEALKPDYYAFISPLKEQLDCIEFMESPEENLLTENQ; translated from the coding sequence ATGAAATTATATTTGGGCTTAATTCTTTCGTTTTTAATGTTGGCCTCTTGCAGGGATTCGGGGACTTCGGATAAGGACATGGCTGAGGTTCCGACCATATCAAAACCGATTGTGATAAAACAATTTGGTTTTAATCTGGATGAATTTACTGTGCTTCAGGATACTGTCAGAAATGGCGATAGTTTTGGGGAGTTGATGCTGAGGAACAAGGTAGAATACCCCAAGATCTACAAAATTTCCGAAGAATTTAGGGACACCTTCGATGTCCGTAAGATTGTGGTCGGGAAACCCTATCTTATTTTAAAATCAAAGGATACCTTGGAAAAAGCCCAAGTGTTTATCTATCAGAATGATCTTATTAATTATACGGTTATTGACTTAAGGGATTCCGTCACCGCTTATAACAAACGCAATAAAATTAAGTATGTGCAAAGGGAGGCCTCCGGTGTAATTACGTCCTCTTTGTCCGAAGCTATTTTGGAACAGGGCATAGATTATAATATTACCAATAACTTGTCGCAGATTTACGCATGGACCATTGACTTTTTTAGACTTCAAAAGGGGGACAAATTCAAGGTCATTTACAAGGAAAAGTATATTAATGATACCATCTATGCAGGTGCAGAGGCAATTGAGGCTGCTTATTTTGAACACAATGGAAAAACCATCTACTCTTTCGGATACGAAACAGATACGGTCAATAATGTAAAGGATTATTTTGACGAGCAGGCAAAAAACTTGAGAAGGGCCTTTTTAAAGGCTCCGGTCGAATTCAGTAGAATTTCCTCCAGATATAACTTGAACAGAAGAATTGCCTACTACGGATATAAAGTGAGGCCCCACAAAGGCACGGACTATGCCGCTCCGATAGGTACGCCCATTTTAGCTACCGCGAACGGAACAGTGGAAGAATCTACACGAAGAGGGGGTAATGGAAAATATGTAAAGATCAAACATAATGGCACTTATAGCACCCAATACCTTCACATGAAGAATCAAAATGTGCGTAAAGGCCAATATGTGAAACAAGGAGATGTTATTGGCTGGATCGGCATGACGGGCAATACAGGGGGTCCCCATGTTTGTTATCGCTTTTGGAAAAATGGTCGCCAAGTAGACCCCTTAAGAGAAGAGCTGCCAACAGCGGAGCCATTATCCGAAGCTCTGAAACCCGATTACTATGCTTTTATCTCCCCCTTAAAAGAGCAATTGGACTGTATAGAATTTATGGAATCGCCTGAAGAAAATTTATTAACCGAGAACCAATAA
- the pgi gene encoding glucose-6-phosphate isomerase, which translates to MALKKINPTSATAWNALGDHHKEIENTQLKDLFASDKDRAKKFTLQSQGFFVDYSKNNITSETKGLLIELAKEVGLKDAINKYFDGDIINETEGRAVLHTALRAKKGDDIKVDGENVMPEVYAVKAKIKTFTEAIISGHKKGYTGKAFTDVVNIGIGGSDLGPAMVTEALKFYGNHLKMHFVSNVDGDHVYETLKGLDPETTLFVVVSKTFTTQETLSNATTIKKWFLKHASQKDIAKHFAAVSTNTAKIEEFGILDENVFPMWDWVGGRFSLWSAVGLSIALAVGYENFDALLTGANDMDEHFRTADFEENIPVVLALLSVWYNNFYGAETEAIIPYSQYLSRFSAYLQQGIMESNGKSVDRNGKRVSYETGTIIWGEPGTNSQHAFFQLIHQGTKLIPADFIGFKDSLHGDTDHHNKLMANFFAQTEALMNGKTKEEVRGELEGKSMSKSELETLLPFKVFEGNKPTTTILIDKLTPKSLGALIALYEHKIFVQGVVWNIYSYDQWGVELGKQLATAILKDIENSEIANHDASTMQLLHYFKS; encoded by the coding sequence ATGGCATTAAAAAAAATAAATCCCACAAGTGCGACAGCATGGAATGCGTTGGGAGATCATCATAAGGAAATTGAAAACACACAATTAAAAGATCTATTTGCTTCCGACAAGGACAGGGCAAAAAAATTCACCTTGCAGAGCCAAGGTTTTTTTGTGGATTATTCTAAAAATAATATTACTTCAGAAACTAAGGGTCTCTTGATAGAACTAGCGAAAGAAGTAGGTCTGAAAGATGCCATCAACAAATATTTTGATGGCGATATCATCAATGAAACGGAAGGCAGGGCTGTACTCCATACGGCACTAAGGGCTAAAAAGGGGGATGACATCAAGGTAGACGGTGAAAATGTGATGCCAGAGGTCTACGCTGTTAAAGCAAAGATCAAAACATTTACAGAAGCCATTATTTCTGGCCATAAAAAGGGATATACAGGTAAAGCCTTTACCGATGTGGTGAACATTGGTATCGGAGGCTCAGATTTGGGACCGGCCATGGTTACCGAAGCATTAAAATTCTACGGGAACCATTTAAAGATGCATTTTGTCAGCAATGTAGATGGGGACCACGTATATGAAACCTTAAAAGGACTGGATCCTGAAACTACTTTATTTGTGGTGGTATCCAAAACCTTTACCACCCAAGAGACATTGAGCAATGCCACAACCATTAAAAAATGGTTCTTAAAACACGCGTCCCAAAAGGATATTGCCAAACATTTTGCCGCAGTATCCACCAATACAGCTAAAATAGAGGAATTCGGTATTCTTGATGAAAATGTGTTCCCAATGTGGGATTGGGTAGGTGGTAGATTTTCACTTTGGAGTGCAGTTGGGTTGTCCATCGCATTGGCTGTGGGATATGAAAATTTTGATGCGCTGTTGACGGGAGCCAACGATATGGATGAGCATTTTAGAACAGCGGATTTTGAAGAGAATATTCCGGTAGTTTTGGCCTTATTGAGCGTGTGGTATAATAATTTTTATGGTGCCGAGACCGAAGCCATAATTCCCTACTCTCAGTATTTGAGTCGTTTTTCTGCCTACCTACAGCAGGGGATCATGGAGAGCAATGGCAAAAGTGTAGACAGAAATGGAAAACGGGTTTCCTATGAAACGGGAACCATTATTTGGGGTGAGCCAGGAACTAATTCACAGCACGCTTTCTTCCAATTGATCCATCAGGGGACTAAATTGATCCCGGCAGATTTCATTGGGTTTAAGGACTCTTTACATGGTGATACCGACCATCACAATAAATTGATGGCCAATTTCTTCGCCCAAACAGAGGCGTTGATGAATGGTAAGACCAAAGAAGAGGTGCGTGGGGAATTGGAAGGAAAGAGTATGTCCAAGTCAGAATTGGAAACTTTGTTGCCATTTAAGGTTTTTGAAGGAAACAAGCCTACCACTACTATTTTGATCGATAAGCTGACCCCAAAAAGTTTGGGAGCCTTGATCGCTCTCTATGAACACAAAATATTTGTGCAGGGGGTGGTGTGGAATATATACAGTTATGATCAATGGGGTGTAGAATTGGGTAAACAGCTAGCTACTGCAATCCTAAAGGATATCGAAAATTCAGAAATTGCCAATCATGACGCGTCCACAATGCAGCTTCTTCATTATTTTAAGAGCTGA
- a CDS encoding TonB-dependent receptor: protein MKKMYFVLAAFLVTAISFAQGVTTSSIGGKVTDNTGEPLPGASIVAVHTPSGTVYGAATDFDGFYRISNMRVGGPYKITISYIGFNEFVENGVNLNLGQTSRFSPTLAESSTALEEVVITATALGIFSSNKTGTETNVSSREIATIPSASRSIADFVRITPQAQISEGNDGFSISLAGQNNRYNAIYIDGAVNNDVFGLAGSGTNGGQTGVNPFSVDAIETFQINIAPFDVRQSGFSGGSINAITRSGSNDFEGSAYGFVRNQSLVGKTPPSLVGDGEDREKVADFSALTYGVRIGGPLVKDKLFFFLNYERQDDETPQPFNFSNYSGRSSRSEIDGLSNFLQSTYGYNPGIFDNNTRTLVSDKLTAKVDWNINDSNTLSLRHSYVKGDNLEARNSGNRSIGFINGSESFLTTTNSSALELNTRFGNKFANSLILTYTAVRDDRDPLGDPFPTVDIQDGGGFISFGSEPFSTANLLNTDVTTITNNFEIYSGRHTVTLGTNLEFATIKNLFFAFNYGDYTFEDQFDDAGNLTSSGLNQFLTNQPADVYQHGYSLLGNGTVGDESSGSADFKTFQAGFYIQDDIQVTDNFKATLGARIDIPYWEDGNVNQDFNTRTVALLEANGKDLQGARVGQGIDATPLFAPRVGFNWDVNGDRTTQIRGGIGVFTSRLPLVWPGGTYNNNGSVGGFVFRTGVPFEADVNNQLEDPIPGSGGVGGNIDLISKDFKLPQVVKYNIAVDQKLPFWNLIASADFLYTDVITDIYYQNLNLKGPAGNYEGADNRPFYDRRDEIDDTYNGIYLASNTGGGDATNVSFTLRKPFQNGFSGQASYAYGVSNKIFDGTSSQNSSQWRNIQSVNGKNSTLPVTRSDFSMGNRITANVSYELTWNDNVKTTFGLFYEGSQGAPYSFTYNEGRDLLNDDSRDNALIYIPANASEISFSGDAAEQAAQWQRLDTFISSVDYLNENRGKYAERNSVQGPWSHIVDLKVLQDFSLNVGSKKHTFQISADIFNFTNLMNKDWGIKRFTRSNVSPLTTVSTGSTPTFSVNNAIVNPDGSPNIDQLDDFGLQSSRWQAQIGLRYIFN from the coding sequence ATGAAAAAAATGTACTTCGTACTTGCCGCATTTTTAGTTACGGCAATCTCATTTGCACAGGGAGTTACCACTTCCTCGATTGGAGGAAAGGTAACAGACAACACAGGGGAGCCATTGCCAGGCGCCAGTATAGTGGCGGTACACACGCCTTCTGGGACTGTTTATGGGGCAGCTACCGATTTTGACGGTTTTTACCGTATTTCCAACATGAGAGTTGGTGGGCCATATAAAATCACTATTTCCTATATAGGATTTAATGAGTTTGTAGAAAACGGTGTAAACCTAAATTTAGGTCAGACTTCAAGATTTAGCCCTACTTTGGCCGAGTCTTCAACTGCTTTGGAAGAAGTGGTTATCACAGCTACGGCTTTAGGGATATTTAGCTCTAATAAGACTGGTACTGAAACCAACGTATCAAGCAGAGAAATTGCAACAATACCATCGGCATCAAGGTCTATTGCCGATTTTGTTAGAATTACACCTCAAGCGCAAATCTCTGAAGGGAATGATGGATTTTCTATTTCTTTGGCTGGCCAGAATAATCGCTATAATGCCATTTATATCGATGGAGCAGTTAACAACGACGTCTTTGGTCTTGCTGGTTCTGGTACCAATGGAGGTCAAACTGGGGTTAATCCATTTTCAGTTGATGCTATAGAAACATTTCAAATAAACATTGCACCTTTTGATGTTAGGCAGTCAGGATTTTCTGGAGGCTCTATCAATGCAATTACTCGTTCAGGTTCTAATGATTTTGAAGGTTCTGCATATGGTTTTGTACGGAATCAGAGTCTTGTTGGAAAAACACCTCCATCTTTGGTAGGTGATGGTGAGGATAGAGAAAAAGTGGCAGATTTTAGTGCGCTAACTTATGGTGTTCGTATAGGGGGACCATTGGTAAAGGATAAATTGTTCTTTTTCTTGAACTATGAAAGACAGGATGATGAAACGCCACAGCCATTTAATTTCAGTAATTATAGTGGACGTTCATCAAGATCCGAAATAGATGGACTAAGTAACTTTTTGCAATCTACCTACGGTTATAATCCTGGAATATTTGATAATAACACAAGAACATTAGTTAGTGATAAGTTAACAGCTAAGGTAGATTGGAACATTAATGATAGCAATACCTTATCCTTAAGGCATAGTTATGTCAAAGGAGATAACTTGGAGGCTAGAAATTCTGGAAATAGAAGTATAGGATTCATTAATGGTTCAGAATCTTTCTTGACAACGACCAATTCTTCAGCGTTAGAATTAAATACTAGATTTGGAAATAAATTTGCAAATAGTTTGATATTGACTTACACTGCTGTACGAGATGATAGAGATCCATTAGGTGATCCATTTCCAACTGTTGATATTCAAGATGGTGGAGGTTTCATATCCTTTGGATCTGAACCATTTTCAACTGCCAACCTTTTAAATACGGATGTAACCACAATTACTAATAACTTTGAAATCTATTCAGGTAGGCACACTGTAACTCTTGGGACTAACCTAGAATTTGCAACTATTAAAAACTTATTTTTTGCTTTTAATTATGGTGATTATACGTTTGAAGATCAGTTTGATGATGCAGGTAACCTTACATCTTCTGGTTTAAACCAGTTTCTTACCAATCAGCCTGCTGACGTATATCAACATGGATATTCTCTACTAGGGAATGGAACTGTTGGAGATGAATCTTCAGGTTCGGCCGATTTTAAAACTTTTCAAGCTGGTTTTTACATCCAAGATGATATTCAGGTAACTGATAATTTTAAAGCTACATTGGGAGCGCGTATCGATATTCCTTATTGGGAAGATGGAAATGTAAATCAAGATTTCAACACCCGCACAGTAGCTTTATTGGAAGCCAATGGGAAAGATTTACAAGGTGCACGTGTTGGTCAAGGAATTGATGCCACTCCTTTGTTTGCACCACGTGTAGGTTTTAACTGGGATGTAAATGGAGATCGTACTACTCAAATACGAGGTGGTATTGGAGTTTTTACTTCTAGATTGCCATTGGTATGGCCAGGGGGAACTTATAATAATAATGGTTCTGTTGGAGGATTTGTTTTTAGAACTGGTGTGCCATTTGAAGCTGATGTTAATAATCAATTGGAAGATCCAATACCAGGAAGTGGTGGAGTTGGTGGTAATATCGATTTAATATCGAAGGACTTTAAATTACCCCAAGTAGTGAAGTATAATATTGCTGTAGATCAAAAATTACCATTCTGGAATTTAATAGCTTCAGCTGACTTTTTATATACAGATGTAATAACAGATATCTATTACCAAAACTTAAACTTAAAGGGGCCTGCAGGTAATTATGAAGGTGCTGATAATAGGCCATTTTATGATAGAAGGGATGAGATAGATGATACGTATAATGGTATTTATTTAGCATCCAATACAGGTGGGGGAGACGCAACTAACGTGTCTTTTACCTTGAGAAAACCGTTTCAAAACGGATTTAGTGGGCAGGCTTCTTATGCATATGGAGTATCCAATAAGATATTTGATGGAACTTCTTCACAGAACAGTTCACAGTGGAGAAATATACAATCTGTAAATGGTAAAAACTCCACGCTTCCTGTAACTAGATCAGATTTCTCTATGGGGAATAGAATAACTGCGAATGTTTCTTATGAATTGACATGGAATGATAATGTTAAAACTACATTTGGTTTGTTCTATGAAGGTTCGCAAGGAGCACCTTACAGCTTTACATATAATGAAGGGCGTGATTTGTTGAATGATGATTCAAGGGACAATGCGTTAATTTATATTCCTGCTAACGCATCTGAAATTAGTTTTTCTGGAGATGCTGCTGAGCAAGCTGCTCAATGGCAACGTTTAGATACGTTTATATCAAGTGTAGATTACTTGAACGAAAACAGAGGCAAGTATGCTGAAAGAAATTCAGTTCAAGGACCATGGAGCCATATAGTGGATTTAAAAGTTCTTCAAGACTTTTCTTTGAACGTAGGATCTAAAAAACATACATTCCAGATCTCTGCCGATATTTTCAACTTTACTAATTTAATGAATAAAGATTGGGGTATAAAGAGATTTACAAGGTCTAACGTAAGTCCGTTGACTACTGTTTCAACAGGTTCAACGCCTACCTTTAGCGTTAACAACGCCATTGTTAACCCTGATGGTTCACCAAATATTGATCAATTGGATGATTTTGGGCTGCAATCTTCGAGATGGCAAGCACAGATAGGATTAAGATATATCTTTAACTAA
- a CDS encoding endonuclease/exonuclease/phosphatase family protein, translating to MLFKYISLLFLCAPCFLYPQAEAHYNIRTIAFYNVENLFDTINDPNTFDDDRTPNGKDHWTNDRYQQKIENISRVLSEIGADISNTSPDIIGLCEIENRQVLEDLIAHPNLNEKGYGIIHYESPDERGIDVALLYKQSAFIPAHTSSRRLLLFNDEGERDYTRDQLVVQGFLDSEKIYLIVNHWPSRSGGEARSKPNRIAAAKLNRRIIDSILKTDHTAKILSMGDFNDDPTDTSLKTTLSVGGSWSSPNTMEWMHNPMQKLHKKGLGSLAYRDRWNLFDQILFTTNFLNSNANSYQYWKTDIFKPSYISTQTGPYKGYPFRTYSGGNYTAGYSDHFPVFVYLIKKAK from the coding sequence ATGCTTTTCAAATATATATCCTTACTTTTTTTATGTGCCCCTTGCTTTTTGTACCCGCAAGCAGAGGCCCATTATAATATAAGAACTATTGCCTTTTACAATGTTGAAAATCTTTTCGATACCATTAATGATCCCAACACCTTTGACGATGATCGCACCCCAAATGGAAAAGATCATTGGACGAACGACAGATACCAACAGAAAATTGAAAATATTTCCAGAGTCCTATCAGAAATTGGCGCTGATATCTCCAATACTTCACCAGATATTATTGGTCTCTGTGAAATTGAAAATAGACAGGTACTCGAAGACCTCATTGCACACCCTAACTTAAACGAAAAGGGGTATGGAATCATACACTACGAATCACCAGATGAACGTGGCATTGATGTAGCATTACTCTATAAGCAAAGTGCTTTTATACCTGCCCATACAAGTAGTAGGCGACTATTGCTCTTTAATGACGAGGGGGAACGGGATTATACCAGGGATCAGTTGGTGGTTCAGGGTTTTTTGGATTCGGAAAAAATTTATTTGATAGTTAATCATTGGCCTTCCCGCAGCGGTGGGGAGGCTAGGAGCAAACCAAATAGAATAGCCGCTGCCAAACTCAATAGGCGTATCATTGATTCTATCCTAAAAACAGATCATACCGCAAAGATCTTAAGTATGGGTGATTTTAATGATGACCCAACCGACACCAGTTTAAAAACAACTTTAAGTGTAGGTGGTTCATGGTCTTCTCCCAATACAATGGAATGGATGCACAATCCCATGCAAAAATTACACAAAAAAGGACTCGGATCACTGGCATATAGAGACCGATGGAATCTCTTTGATCAAATTCTATTCACCACAAACTTCTTGAATAGCAATGCAAATAGCTACCAATACTGGAAAACGGATATTTTTAAACCGTCCTATATCAGTACCCAAACCGGACCCTATAAGGGATATCCATTTCGGACATATTCAGGAGGAAATTACACCGCTGGGTATAGCGACCACTTTCCGGTATTTGTTTATCTAATTAAAAAAGCAAAATAG